The Zerene cesonia ecotype Mississippi chromosome 19, Zerene_cesonia_1.1, whole genome shotgun sequence genome has a window encoding:
- the LOC119834267 gene encoding SID1 transmembrane family member 2-like gives SSIYEYTTTANELRAFSLHVSTSCASATLSVRVSLPPVWRLIKDQPISLNATKSAPRVLYYKFPEDDSSVRLVVSSESNICAKLSVQNYTCPIKQTSEEVISGLRLTMMRSGAMQISRSQYPLGFYIVLMVLQSDEACDMAAEPEADWLWSAALWGAEAQHRAAHERRKEFTVTLQRPTIVRIPPDVTSLIQDSLSAPYFCPVDLNTDKWGFYQV, from the exons TCATCGATATATGAATACACTACAACAGCAAACGAGTTGCGCGCGTTCTCGCTGCACGTGTCGACGTCGTGCGCGAGCGCAACGCTCAGCGTGCGCGTGTCGCTGCCGCCCGTCTGGAGACTGATCAAGGACCAACCGATTTCTCTCAACGCCACTAAG TCCGCGCCTCGCGTGCTTTACTACAAGTTCCCGGAGGACGACAGCAGCGTGCGGCTCGTGGTCTCCTCCGAGAGCAACATCTGCGCCAAGCTCTCCGTGCAGAACTATACA tGCCCAATTAAGCAAACAAGTGAGGAAGTGATATCGGGTCTACGACTTACTATGATGCGCTCTGGTGCCATGCAAATTTCG CGGTCGCAGTACCCGCTGGGCTTCTACATAGTGCTGATGGTGCTGCAGTCGGATGAGGCGTGCGACATGGCGGCGGAGCCCGAAGCGGACTGGCTGTGGAGCGCGGCGCTGTGGGGCGCCGAGGCGCAGCACCGCGCCGCGCACGAGCGCCGCAAGGAGTTCACCGTCACCTTGCAG CGTCCCACCATTGTCCGTATCCCACCTGACGTCACATCACTTATTCAGGACAGTCTGTCTGCTCCCTATTTTTGTCCTGTAGACCTAAACACTGACAAATGGGGATTTTATCAAGTTTAA